CCGAAGAGAAAGCGGGCCATGTCGAACAGGTGTACCGGCGTCTCGTAGAGATAGCCGCCGGTCACCGTTGGATCGGAGGTCCAGGGCGGCTGGCGCAGTTCCCCGCGGTTGTGCTTCAGCTGCGCCGCGAGGGGCCGGAGGCGCCCCTCGTCGATGAGCCGCCGTGCGAACGCGTACACGTTGGCGAACCGCCGGTTGAACCCAACCTGGTAGACGCCGCGCGACCGCTCCGCCGCGCGGCGGATCCGCGCCGCCCCGTCGAGCGACGTGGCCATCGGCTTTTCGGAGAACACGTGCGCGCCGTGCGCGAGCGCTCCAAGCACCGGCTCGACGTGATGGGTGTTCGGCGTTGTGACGTACACCGCGTCCGCGCCGGCATCGAGCAGCGCGGCGAGATCCGGCAGGGGCGCCGTCTGCGCTTCGGCGGCGAGGCGGGCGGCCGCGGCCGGGACCGCGTCGGCGATCCCGACCAGCGAGACCCGCGCGTCCGCCTTGAGGTTGAGCGCGTGCAGCCGGCCGATGAAGCCCGCGCCGAGGATCCCGACTTTAACCGTCACGTCGCGGTGCGACCTCCGTCGACGGGGATGATCTGACCGGTCACGTAGTCCGACGCCGCGGAGGCGAGGAAGACCGCGACGCCTTTGAGCTCGCCGGGCCGGCCGATGCGCCCGAGCGGAATCTGCGCCTCGACGCGGGCCTGATTCCGCTCGAGCAGCGACTCCGTCATCCGGGTACGGAAGAAGCCGGGCGCGATGGCGTTCACGTACACGCCGTAAGGCGCCCACTTCACCGCCAGGTCGCGCGTGAACGCGATGACGCCGCCCTTCGCGGCGCTGTAGCCGATGGTGTCGAGCACCTCCGGCGGATTGCCGGCGAGCCCGGCGATCGAGGCGATGTTGACGATCTTGCCGTAGCGCCGGTCGACCATGGATCGCCCCACCGCCTGGGTCACGAGAAACGTCCCCGTCAGATTGGCCTCGAGCACGCGCTGCCACCGGTCGAGCGGCATCTCGAGCACGGACGCGCCCCACGTCGCGCCCGCGTTGTTGACCAGGATGTCGATCTTGCCGTATCGTGCCGCCACCGCCGCGACCAGGGCGTGCACCGCGTCCGGCCGGGTGACGTCGCACGCGGCCGCCATGCAGTCGATGCCGGCGGCGCGGAGCGCCTGCTCGGCCTCGTGGAGCCACTCCTCCCGGCGCGCCGTGAGCGCGACCGCGGCCCCCGCCTCGCCGAGCCCTTCGGCGATCTCCCGGCCCAGTCCGCGCGAGCCGCCGGTGACCAGCGCCACGCGGCCGGAGAGACTGAACAGATCGTGCACGCGCATGCGCTACGCCACGTACGTGCCGGCGTCCAGCAGCCGCTCGGCGATCCGCCGCCGCAGCGCGATGCCGTCGGGCGGTACGTCGCCGAGCAGCCGGTGCACCGCGCCGAGCTGGCCGCGCAGCGCCTCCCCCGCGCCCGCCGCGGCCAGGATCTGCCGGCACCATCCTTCGACGCGCGCCACGCCGTCGGCGACCCCGGCGCGGACGAGGTCGCCCTTGCCGTCCTCCGGCCGTCCCGGCCCCGTCGCGCGGCGCGCCCGCAGCAGGCCGCTCTCCATCGCGAAGATCTCGATGATCAGGTCGGCGATCCGCGCGAGCACTTCTTGCTGCTCGGCGAGCGCGTCGCCGTATCGCGCGGCGGCGATGCCCGCGACGGCCAGGCACGCCTGCTTCGCGCGTTCGACCTGGGTCCACGCGTCCGCGAGCGGACCGGGGTCCCCGGGGCGTCCCGGGGGCGCCGCGTCTCCCATCGTGGCGTCCACCGCGGCCCGGCAGGCCTCGAGGAGCGGCAGCCGTCCCCGCTGGGCACGGCGCAGCAGCATGCTCGTGATCAACAACCGGTTGATCTCGTTCGTCCCTTCGTAGATGCGGCTGATACGGGCGTCGCGGTACGCGCGGGCCGCGGGGTAGTCCTCGATGAATCCGTAGCCGCCGTAGACCTGCACGAGCTCGTCCATGACGAACCCGGCCGCCTCCGATCCGTACACTTTATCGATCGCGCATTCCACCGCGTACTCCTCGACCGATCTGACCGGCGTGTCCGCGGTCTGCCGGCCC
This window of the bacterium genome carries:
- a CDS encoding SDR family oxidoreductase, translated to MRVHDLFSLSGRVALVTGGSRGLGREIAEGLGEAGAAVALTARREEWLHEAEQALRAAGIDCMAAACDVTRPDAVHALVAAVAARYGKIDILVNNAGATWGASVLEMPLDRWQRVLEANLTGTFLVTQAVGRSMVDRRYGKIVNIASIAGLAGNPPEVLDTIGYSAAKGGVIAFTRDLAVKWAPYGVYVNAIAPGFFRTRMTESLLERNQARVEAQIPLGRIGRPGELKGVAVFLASAASDYVTGQIIPVDGGRTAT
- a CDS encoding Gfo/Idh/MocA family oxidoreductase, with product MTVKVGILGAGFIGRLHALNLKADARVSLVGIADAVPAAAARLAAEAQTAPLPDLAALLDAGADAVYVTTPNTHHVEPVLGALAHGAHVFSEKPMATSLDGAARIRRAAERSRGVYQVGFNRRFANVYAFARRLIDEGRLRPLAAQLKHNRGELRQPPWTSDPTVTGGYLYETPVHLFDMARFLFGDVAEVQGWARQSLYAEPDAFTLLLRCHSGLITSVTSVAHASWLFPSERIEIYGDHASVMTEELERAAFSAGARAQVEAIDCGAMPFEQKWGYVIEDRLFVDAVLGERPPAVTAADGYRATELVEASYRAVREGRSIALPLPEPAGP